DNA from Oxyura jamaicensis isolate SHBP4307 breed ruddy duck chromosome 4, BPBGC_Ojam_1.0, whole genome shotgun sequence:
TTCAAACAGTGGACTTCATGAGAACTGACAATACCTGTGTAAACTTGCTTTTGGAAGCCAGCAATTACCAAATGATGCCATACATGCAACCAGTTATGCAGTCAGAGAGAACTGCCATTCGATCAGACAGTACTCACTTGGTAACGTTGGGGGGAGTGCTGAGGCAGCAACTGGTTGTGAGCAAGGAACTACGGATGTATGATGAAAAGGCCCACGAATGGAAATCACTAGCTCCCATGGATGCACCAAGGTACCAGCATGGCATTGCTGTGATTGGAAACTTTCTTTATGTAGTTGGTGGCCAGAGCAATTATGACACAAAAGGAAAGACAGCAGTTGACACGGTCTTCAGATTTGATCCTCGCTATAACAAGTGGATGCAAGTCGCATCTTTAAATGAGAAGCGTACCTTCTTCCACCTAAGTGCCCTCAAAGGACATTTGTATGCAGTTGGTGGTCGAAATGCAGCGGGTGAGCTAGGTAAGCATTTGTCTTGAAGCATGACTTCTTGCCTCTCTTCTTAGGCCTTGAAATGCTGTGCTGCCCTTTGAATGGGTGGAGAGAAAACCAACTGAATTTGTTGCCATTCAGCTTCTTTCTGGAAATCTTGAAAATGCTTAGAGAAATTTGTCTGGATACCATTAGCAATTCATTTTAGAAGGGATTCcacaaaaaaatctaagtaCATATCTTATGTACCAATGCAAAATATCCAGTCTCTTCAACTTTGTCATCAGTGTGTCTACACGTATAactatgaatatatatttgtgtgtatatacacagcCATGCtgtaacaaatatatatatatatatatatttatatatgtatatatatatatatatatgtatatatatatatatataattaatctGAGAAACCAAAACCACTCTTCTCTCTCTTAGGGAGAGATACCCTTTTAAGTGAAAGACAGGAAGTTTGCATTTTGTAAGATGCAAACTTTTTGGAacagtcatttttaaattttagttaCCTGAAGGTGAGCTAATGAGATTTAGATGTCCtgacattctgtgattttttaactactaaaaatactgtattttgcttATGATCTTATGAGGTAATTTACCATTAATATAAAAGACTTgatgcctccttttttttcccccctcctctccttgcCAAAtgattattcattttattcacCCCTGCCTCCACCACTACCCCACACAATAATCAGAGAAATAAAGATGgttggaaacaaagaaaagagacgtggtattttttaatttaagaaaactgtGTAGAGGATGGTCCATGTTGGTCCATGTGTTTTCCGAAGTTGATAGTGTTTGCACCCGAATCAACCAAATCAACTGTAAATTCGTCCAAGTCCATTGAAATTGAAACAGGATTGTGTGTGGCATTTTAGCATGCTAAAATATCTAGTACAGATgtaacatttcattattttgtttgctgctttcaTCCCAATACTCAGCTGTGTCTCGTCATTTCTTTGTGGTGGTTTCTCTTGCTGCAAAGATTTGCTTTTTACAAATACAGTGCAACTGAGGAACGTTTACTTGAAACAATACTAAACCTAATTTGTGTGGTAGcagcttaattttttaattaatgcatCTCAGCTTTTCAGATAAACCCTCTTTCATGATCATATTGCAaaatttcttaagaaatatGCTGTATTCTGCTAGTACTACACAGAGCTGGGCTAGTTTTGTTTGCCATTTAAAATCTTACTGTCTGATGAaattagacattaaaaaatgtttccgatttcagaaaacattggAAACTGTTTggcaaaaaaatcattttctttagcCATTTTCTGATGTAAATACAGAGGTTTTCATAGGTTTTCTTGCATGTCACCTTGTATACctgaaaataattctaaaaagTTGAAACtaatatgtatttattgttATCTTGACAGTCAGAAAACCTGACCTTTGTTGAGCTATTTTCTACTGATGTGAATTAATAGCAGATGATCCGAGTAACCTTCTGTATTGTACCAATTAAGTAGAATAGGGTTATAAGAATGCCCATGAAAAAGTAGCTCGGTTGTTACCAAGCCAATGCAACCTGCGTATAAAGCAGGCTTTAAGTGCAGTGTTTTTCTTAGATCAAGCAATATCATTCTGCTGACCTCAACTCTCCTgcaactttaattaaaatacaaaatttatcaCCTAAGATTCTTctgtaaagatattaaaatgcTGCAGCAATTTCCACATAGGCCTGGAAAATCTCATTGGATCGCTCAGTGGGAAGAGTACTCTATGAATGTTAACTGTTGTAGCTGTCTCATGCTTTGATTTGGGTCTtggttcttttcttcttaattgtGAGGCAagtcacttttcattttcatgtttctttcataAGCCTTGACAGCTGAAAGATGAAATCCAGCTTTAACTTCCCATTTTCTTCAGATGAGGAAAACTCCAAGCTTTTCATACCAGAGAAGGTCAGGTGTGTTGGACAGGTATTAAAGAACTTGCCCTTgagttcaaaataatttaaatctattgtaagagaggaaaaaattacaaaaaccTGAATTCAATTTTTACAGAAGACGAGCTCTTATGGAAAATGGTCAAAGGCTTAAAGttactaaaattattttcattttttttttaatctcctggTGAAGTACtggaataaaaattatttttttgaggttCTTTATCAAGTATTcccaaaacagttttcaaatgtttaatcTTCTGAGAAATTCATAAATATCGCTTTCTAAACTCAGTATGTGCTTTAGCAGTAATAAACTGCTCCTGTTTAACAGTGCATGACAGTTCAAGAAAAATTGGGTTCATTGGTAAGGATGAGTAAACTGACAGTATGTTGTGTGTGCGGAAAAGTATGGGAAATGTATCTGAAATATTCCAAATTCTGGAATTATAATTCAGACTTCCAAGTATGCACCAGTCCTAGGATGATTTTGCGTATTTCTggttagttctttttttttttaaatgtcacagCAGGCACCTGCCAAAGGTTTTCCTAGAAGGCAGAAATAACAGCACTCCAAGACCAGCTTGGAGAAACCaggtgtgcattaaaaaaaaaaagacttattggaaaaggagacaaaggaaaaaacacatctgGTTCACAGAGATATTCAAGAAGCAGTGTCATAGACAATTTCCAGTTGTGCAGAGCACAGGATACTGTTTTCCCAtcttaaaaaaagtaaatttttattATCCTTTCTCAAGGAGCTTAGTCATGGTGCCTGATGCTGGCAGAAGCTGTGCCTTTCATTATTAGGAAACTTATGCAGTTAGGTACTTTACTGATGTTTCAGGctctgctgttgttttactTGTTATACTTCACTTTACTCCTTACTTGAGATTTTCTATGTAGGATTTTCCTAAGCACTTTTGAGTATGTTGGGCTGTCATTGGTACCACCTTCATGGCTGCAGTAAAGGCAGATGACTCATAGCTTAGGGAAGAACAGCTATGTGCTCTCTTGACTCCTGGTCCAACAACTGGAAATGCACTTAGTTTCCAGGTGCCCTCTATCGTAGAATGATAAAAATGGCTTGAGTTAGAaaactttaaagatcatctggttccaaaTGCCCTGcaatgggcagggatgccacccagtAGATCAGGGCCCAAGGCCTccatgatgatgatgatgatgaactCTCAAATCAAGCAATTCTTTGATtgtgtttaaaagaaagcaaaagacaaaaacaacccACTTGTTCATATTCTAAATGTTTAAGTGACTGCTCACTATGCTAGGGGCAGTATTACTCAGGGCTTTATTTAATTTAACCAAGTAAGCTTTGAGTTCTTTAGAAGCATGTTGTGTTgtagaaaatacaataaaatgaaaatcctaAGTTTCTGGATATCACACGCAGTTGCTAAGTGCTGCTGTAATAAACCTCAAGATGCATTAGAAACTACTGacagagaaatgggaaatatCTATATACTCCTCAAATAGCATCACAGATGGCACTATAAAGTGAGTGCAGACTGAGCATCCCTTGGGACTGCCAAAGCTTTGTGTCCTTTTGAGATTGCTTAATTCTACTAAAATGTGGCCTGTCTTTCCTTTATTATTGGTAACaaacagaagttcccctgtTAAAACAGGTAAAAACTGATCTGAATAATTCATGCTTTTGAGGAACTAATTAATCAGTCTCATCCtatgtaaaatatatacttCGGTtcaataaaatagtttttttgaGTGCTTTGTCAACTGTACTCAGTCTAAGGATGATATACAGAACATTCTGATGTCTGTTAAAATGATGGGCACCTTTAAGTAATAactagaattttaaatattttcttctttcactgtaGTGGGAGATCTTGATAAAGGGGAGAAATGGAATGGCCTAGCAGGGAAACAGGGAAACAACTATGTACATGACCCAAAAAGAACGGTAGGGTTTTTTCAGCTCAGAAGTAATTAGCTTTATTTAAGAGCACACTAAATACAAGATTTGAGTTGGATGGTTTGTCTGAAATACTGTCAAGCAGTTCTTTATCTGTACTGGTGATGGTCAAGAGAATTTTGAAGCCTCAGCAGTAGAGAGGGACACAGTAGCATCTTTTCTCAAACAGCTGATGCCTTTACAACATGGTGATACAGTGATGCCAGTAAAGTAGTATATACCAAATTCTGCATGTATTGTCTTCTCTTGCTAAAGTGATCTTTTGGCTAAGGATTCTCTCAAATGGAGTCCATAGTGCAGAGCAAGATCAGCAGTTGTCTAGTGTTGAATGTCATGTTACATTGCTATTTTCTGGTTACCGATGGCTTTGTGATTTTTATACATATTCTGCTCTTCCTGTCTTTATATTGTATTTGAAATTGAAGTTCCCCACCTCAGCACAGAACGTAAGTAGCATGGGAAAGagggtgcttttgtttttgtgaaagcAAACCGAATGATGATTTTGGTGCACCGTGGCAGCTAACAGCAGGTTGGAAGGGTCTGCTGTCAGGGTAGAACTGGGACAGCTATAATTACTTGCACGtcagatctgtttttctctgttcttgaaATTACTGcacatctttgtttttctgattgctAAATGGAGCAGAGTAGAAAGGACCTttcaattttagaaaatattggAATAGGTGAATACACTTACACAAGAAAGAACATGGATACATTTGAGGATTGCACAAATACTGCATGTGGTGCCAGGATCCCAGAACCCAGAAATACAACTCAAATCTAAATGTAGGTGTAATTTGTGGATTCATATCTCAGTGTATACATGTCTTAATTGGTTAAGGTTCCGTCTCCTGCATTCACTGGCACTATGACAGTATATATCCTGGATGGATATAAAAATTCTGAAGGACGTCAAATGGGAAAAATGCCAAGCTTTTTAAGGAGAGATTTTGGATTTTAAAGTCAGGcttgatttttatgttttaacttttctttgcagaagaaagctTGAATGCCTTTTCTTACCCTTTCCTTATGCAGgcttttatttatctgtatgTGTAATGCAAAAGGCAGCCTGAGACTCATTTCCAATAACTGAGTTAAGACATTGCAATAATAAAAGGGCTAGATTGTAGGAAAAGTGCTCAGTGAAGGAGTGATCTCTTAGAGGAAACATGGAAACTTCCCCATTCTGGGCAGgtcttttaaatcaattttgtCATGTCAGCAGTAGTGTATAGAGACATTTTACTCCAGTTGCTTTAAACCAGGCTTTTTTCCGCATCgtataaatttatatttcagttcctggggggggggggggggtgaaaaaATCCACTGTGCTGTAACAGTTTAGCAGTTTTCTTGtgaagtgtcttttttttaaaccttacATTGTGCTGAACCCATTGTAactcatttctgcttttaaaatgtcaagattctgtttctgttttttctatCTGTTGATGTGAAATCCTAGGCTGTAAGTCAGCATTCCATAAAGCTGGCTCAAATTTTCTACACTTAATTGAATAAAAGCTTGTTCTAGACCAAGTAAAATGCCAGTTTCAAAGACAGATTACATTTTGTATGCATAGTCCATAAATATCTCTCTTCAGAGATAAAGCATTATATAACATGCATTAGAATCTgattcttaattattttaaatgagatttaatatGTCTAAGATAACACAATTACTGGTAATTGCTTTGTGCATCATAAGGTCACTGTATCTTTTCAGGATCTCTGGTCATGTTATACTATTCAAGCTGTCAGTCTCTATAGCTTGCTTGGATccattatttaatatttttctgtccttattGTGCATGCATTTTCCTGGAACCCTAAATCTCTTCCATCCCACTTCCAAGAGAGGATTCCTTCTTTGAAACTGTCTTTTGCAAGGATGTCTGGGTTCTGggtttctttttaactttatgATCATTTTTACCCTTCACAGTTTCTGATTTGATAAATCTTTTGATCATTCTGATGTTCCAGTTCACAAAGAATATTGCACAAATAGAGTTGTGTGTCAACACAGGTTCTGAATTCATAGAGTCATAAAATAATCCCAAGTTTGTGAGGACCCACACGGATCATGGAATGCAACTCCTGGTTCCACATAGGATCACCCAAAAAACAagccctgtgtctgagagcagaGTGTTTTCCAAATGCATCATGAACTCTAGGCTTGGTGCcctgaccactgccctggggagcctattTCAGTTtccaaccaccctcttggtgaagaaccttttcctgaccAGGAAAAtatccagcctgaccctcccctgtcacagcttcagtGGTGTTTCCAGTGTttcatcttgtattttttttaaatatatatatatatatatttatttttttattttttttgtattttttgtaaacTTTGAATTAGTGGTCTGCATATGTTTTGCTGTATGTTGCTGTACACATACTTAACAAAACATTGCTAagacaatacatttttttagtCAACAGTTGCTTCCCCATTTTGAGGGCATAATACCATGTCAATGTGGAAATGTTAAGAACATCTAGCCTGATCTTCTGCATGAGTGAAACGTTGCTGAAGAAATGGGTCTGAGAAGAAGGGTTTGAGAAGAAAGTTCTGGCTGCCAGATCTATTGAGTCTCTTTGAGACGGGTTTAAAGTTTATTCTCAGTCTCTCTACAGCAGACATCAGAGGCAGTTGTACAAAAAGAAGGGGTAGAAAAGCTGAATGCATCCATCTTTAACACCATTTTCTCTGGTGTCCCATGGCTGTACCTCTCGTAGGGTTCATGAGTTGGCCAGGTTATCTGCCAAGTAAGAATGGGAATGAGATGAGTGGAAGGCAagaaagcaagatttttattcatttctggTCCTCTGGGACAAAGCTTGGGGCTTTTTCTGTATTGCCTCTATACATAATATTCAGTAATTCCTTTGACACTTTCTCAGCTAAACAATGTTTCCCATTGATACTTCCTCTGTTCATGAATATATTAATGCCACTGCTACTATATTGAAAGCCAAATTCCTGCACTAGATTCAACATTTCTAtattctcatttgttttaaacagcCACTGTGGAATGCTATAATCCCAGAATGAACGAATGGAGCTATGTTGCAAAAATGAATGAACCCCACTATGGTCATGCTGGAACCGTGTATGGAGGTTTAATGTATATTTCAGGTAAATAATTAATCATGTCATTTCTATCAAACAATTGCCTaacttttttctatttcatggGAGACGATAAGAATTAGTCTCTGGACACAGTATGTTTGCTGTGATGTAAGTAGTGACACAACTTCATATGGAGCCAGTCAAGTAACAAATACACTGAGgagtctgaaaaatatatatatatatattaggttATGCATTACATAATGAATAACAGCTTTTAATTGCAAAGCAGTTATTCACTTTAGCTgtcagaatacattttttgtaGCAACAGCACATACACTAATGTGGCAGTAGCCATTCAACACATCCGTGTTGATGCATTTTGGAAAGCATTGGATATTTTAATCCTTTGAAGAAAGACATCTGCCTTTGCTAAGGCAGGTAACACAAAGGGATAAGGCGTGATGTTAATCACAGTTTACAAATGATGACTGTATTTGCATTAGCCTTTCACTGTAGTATTCTTAGTCTTAAGTGTTACCCAGGTTATAGCTTCATTGTTTTTTACCTAAACTGGGGAAGTAGGAAGACTGGTATCTGCTCATCTTCTGAAGATTCAGTCTGTCAGTGGTCTCTACTAGCTCTGTTCCAACTTTACTTTTCTACCAGTGATGGGAAAGATCAGACCCTGCACCTATGATTTCGGCTTGTTGTTCTAAATACTTTAGGGTTAGCATCTGCTGTCATCCACAAGTATTATCTTCTCTGTGACTGTAGAGAAGGTGAAAGGAGGACATAACCCTGTGTATGTTCTACTGCAGTTTTAAGGAATATCCACTAGTATCCAAGCCAAAATTCTGTGCAGGAGGTGGGCAAGACTGTTCAGCTGTAGGCAACTGGTGGGGAGATACAGTGGAGCTGGCTGATTCTCATGATATTTTGAGTTGGGGAGTGGGGAGGCCTTGTGCCagtagaaaaggaagaatttgttTCCAAATTTACCATAAAGTACAGCTGCTTGCTTGTATTTCTATGCCTAAATTGATCGAGCTAGCTTGTAATCACTGTCTTGCTATTTgtactctttttcttcccctgctctgcttgTTTTACTGCAGGCAGCACGTGGATATGCTCCCTACTGTGGCTGTTCATATAGATGCTGTATACTTgccacagatttttcttttcctctacaTCTCCCCTCAGTTATCCCCATGAGTCAAGACACTTAGGggatgaaaatgtaaaaatcagtcctttgttgtttctttatctagtttttcttcagaaagctctGTGGTAAGGGCCACTTAAATTGTAGTAACATTGAatcaaaaatggaaagaagtgGATTCCTGTTTTCATGATGAAACAaccagcaaagcaaacaaatgtttaaaaaaaaatgttttgccagAATGAAGCATGGGTAacaattttttgttcttttaatctACCAGTAGCATTTTATATCATGAAGCACTGTATAAGACATGTCTCCTTTCTTTATTCAAATTTAAAGGAACAAggtacattaaaaatgtaatttgaaatgGAGTATGTCTCTGATGCTAATCTAAGGCAATGTGAAGAAGTTCTAAGGAAGACAGAATTAATCCACTGAAGTATAGGCTTTTGCTGCTTATTGGCTattagtgtaagcactgttctAATATGTCTTATTTCTTTAGGTGGAATTACACATGATACTTTCCAAAAGGAACTTATGTGTTTTGACCCTGACACAGACAAATGGACTCAGAAAGCTCCCATGACAACCGTCAGAGGTCTGCATTGCATGTGTACTGTAGGAGACAAGCTTTATGTTATTGGTGGAAATCACTTTAGAGGAACAAGTGATTATGATGATGTCCTAAGCTGTGAATATTATTCACCAACTCTAGACCAGTGGACTCCAATTGCTGCCATGTTACGTGGGCAAAGTGATGTTGGGGTGgctgtctttgaaaataaaatctatgttGTTGGAGGATATTCTTGGAATAACCGTTGTATGGTGGAAATAGTTCAGAAATATGATCCAGAAAAAGATGAGTGGCATAAAGTATTTGACCTTCCAGAATCACTTGGTGGCATTCGAGCCTGCACTCTTACTGTTTTCCCACCAGAGGACAATACAGGGTCACCGTCTAGAGAATCTCCTCTTTCAGCACCTTAGAAACATCCCTTGACTTACGATGTTGTAGTAACACCTTTGCACTGCATCATGGagtctattatttttcttcagtagttTCTGTTAGGCTTAGCCTACAGCATTTGGTAcaattactggaaaaaaagactttgacATTATTTGTGCTGTTTGTCTGGCCTAGAATGTTTGTCAAGTGGTTAACAAAAAAATGTACTCACACGAGCCAAATGTTTAACAAATGGAAAGATATTGTCTGTAAAATGTATGAATTAGGTACGTTATTAATGTTGTGTATTGGGTGTGAGGTACCTTACAACTTAATTTGGAAGCCCAGTGAGTCACATTTGAAGACTTTGTATTGAACTCATTCTTTCACtaaatttcataattaaaatccatttttctttcatttttaactgcAGATTACAAAGGGAGGTAGACGACATCAATGTTAGCTATGACAGAAGGTTGCCAAGGGGCCTGAGCTACCTCCCTCTTTTCACAGAGTATTTTTGACATATCTGTTTACCAACCTGACGTTGTGGGTTTGTTCAGAGCATACAAAGTTTCTTAGGCAGAGGggagaaataattaattttaaaatattagtacTATACAGGAATTGGACCTTGTAGAGGCTGAGAGTTTTTTATAACATGATGATGAGTGTTTTTCCTGAGTCAGATGAGTGATGCTTCAAAcacaagatttaaaatatttgggtatttttaattcatgttttttcAGGAATTGGCTTCTGCCAATGGGAGCTTCCTACATGGGAGCACATAACTATATCAAATGGGAATTCAGTGCAGTTGTATATTCTGTTGTACACCTGTACTGAATATAGTTAGATAAGGGCTAGAAACATTAACTTAAGCCACTGAATTTGACCGAAATTTTCCATCAgtttaaatttaatctttttctcctttgctgttgAGATAACTTGCATAATGTGTCCTCTGTATAGTCTCAGTTAATAAGGTTATTTAGCACAAAGTGCAGCttcagcaggagagctgcttttGCTCGGTGAACTTGGACTACCACATTTTACCTTCTTTTGTTCAATAAAACTTTTAACTGCAGTTATTCAGTCTAAGCTACCTCATTAATgtatttggttttctttctctgcctcacTGTATCCAGGAAACGCGTTACGTATATCTGTGTGGGTAGATTAATTTGCTAGGAAACCAATGCAGAAACGATCGTGAATGGGTATTGTTGACCTACTTTCAAGAAACTATTTTGGCCTGATGTGTCCATTTTATTGTTAAGGactagagaaaaacaaaacaaaaaaaacctgtcttAATTCTTTTCAAGGAGAACTACTGCCTGTCTATGCAGCAGTTcaaattttacagaaatcttTTATCTGCTCCAAAATACAGTGCACTGCTGACAAACGGTGGCTCTGTATGCTTATATAAGGCTAATACCATCATGATTGTCCTAAACTTCCCATTGTGTTACAAGTGTTTTTCCTAACAAACATGGTTATAGAGTAAAATTGTTTAAATCAGCTTATTTTATTGTGCTACCTATTACCAATAACCACATAAAGCTTAATAGACTTACTGGGAgcatgctgtttgtgttttgtcCCTGCTTGATGAACCAAGCAGCAGTATTCTTATGGTGTCAGTTTTGGAAATACTGATATTTATTCTTTATCTAGTTTACTAGTTATGATCACTACCAAAACGTATGCATAAGCTCTAGGTTTAATAACTACTTTGGTTAAAATTGAAAGCAATTCcttctcttaagaaaaaaaaatatcttaattctGTGTAGCTGTGCAAGACCATTGCAGGTGGAAGTGTTACACCAGTGGATGGATGTTCTTGGAGAATAGCCAGTCAAGATGAAAGACCTGTCACCTTAAGAATACTTCAGATGCTGTGCAAAGTGCTAGACAGGAAAATGCTGCTCTGTCACTTAAGTATGCAAGTCATATAAGTATGTGTTACatgctactgatttttttccaagtcagaTTCCAGATTTTAGAGACTGTTTGACTTTAAATCCTCTGAAATTCATATTCCAacttattctgttttattaaacagtAAAGTAGTTGAAGTAGTTGCAACTCCTCTTGGATAACGTACAGTGTACTGTCTGTATGCTGGGGATGAGGAGATGCACTCTTTAGAATTGGGTATCTTCACTGGCGTTCTCCGTTGTGAAGAAGCTTTGGGTGGTTTCTCTCCATTAAGAGGTGGCTAGAGGTCAGGACATCAAATTTTTGTCTGAGCCTTGAGAATAACCCAGGAGCTGCTTTCTACATCTCTACATTGCTGCAACgtagagatttatttttatttttttttagtgatgcATTATCTATTCTACTTAAAACAGAGGAATTTTTTTTGCACATCATTTTGTCATCAGTATTAGACACAGCATAGATTAAATGTAGTGCttcaataaaatctttaatctttgaatatttttatatctccCTCTGGATTAAAGGGTTCATAATGACATTAGTTAACATACTCACCAGGTGTGAAAAGCAAACATCAAAGATTTGCCAGAGActgcaaactgttttcttctgtaatgcaGTATGAAATGACTGCCTATTACATCTTTCTTAACCATACCATAACAAACCCTTTGTCTCTGCATCCAGAGCATCAGGTGTGCATATAGCTGTAGCATATGTTGTCTCCAAATTCAGTAAAGCTGTTTTTATGAAGAGTAAGCCCACCGTAGCATCTAGTGCCAGCAGTGCCCAGATACTCAGCAgccctttcttttctcatagATCTTGAATACTTCTATTTTGTAGTTATAGTACCTAAATTAGAAAAGCATCTGGATAAAAAGCAATTAGTAGCTATTTGATGTGAATGTGAATAAGACTACCTCAATGTGCTGGCTGGGAGAACCACTGGAGCTGTCTACCCTGTCTTTATTATGTCAGATCCACATTACAGTCTCATTACAATCTTGGAATtcatttggactttttttttggttcccAATTAGCAGCAAATGCCAGAAGTGCTCTCTTCCATCCACAGCTCATCAAAAGATCTGGTTGATATTCTTGCAAAGAAACACAGTACTTTGAACAACTCAAGACATTC
Protein-coding regions in this window:
- the KLHL13 gene encoding kelch-like protein 13 isoform X4 — protein: MMWRDSLSLVEEEDPHMKVSLGSSDMGVSAHLQSSKTGTTRFFTSNTHSSVVLQGFDQLRVEGLLCDVTLVPGDGDEVFPVHRAMMASASDYFKAMFTGGMKEQDLMCIKLHGVNKIGLKKIIDFIYTAKLSLNMDNLQDTLEAASFLQILPVLDFCKVFLISGVSLENCVEVGRIANTYNLTEVDKYVNNFILKNFPALLSTGEFVKLPFERLAFVLSSNSLKHCTELELFKAACRWLRYEEPRMEYAAKLMKNIRFPLMTPQDLINYVQTVDFMRTDNTCVNLLLEASNYQMMPYMQPVMQSERTAIRSDSTHLVTLGGVLRQQLVVSKELRMYDEKAHEWKSLAPMDAPRYQHGIAVIGNFLYVVGGQSNYDTKGKTAVDTVFRFDPRYNKWMQVASLNEKRTFFHLSALKGHLYAVGGRNAAGELATVECYNPRMNEWSYVAKMNEPHYGHAGTVYGGLMYISGGITHDTFQKELMCFDPDTDKWTQKAPMTTVRGLHCMCTVGDKLYVIGGNHFRGTSDYDDVLSCEYYSPTLDQWTPIAAMLRGQSDVGVAVFENKIYVVGGYSWNNRCMVEIVQKYDPEKDEWHKVFDLPESLGGIRACTLTVFPPEDNTGSPSRESPLSAP
- the KLHL13 gene encoding kelch-like protein 13 isoform X3, translating into MSKLTWTTWEWRNVALGSCHEQSLVEEEDPHMKVSLGSSDMGVSAHLQSSKTGTTRFFTSNTHSSVVLQGFDQLRVEGLLCDVTLVPGDGDEVFPVHRAMMASASDYFKAMFTGGMKEQDLMCIKLHGVNKIGLKKIIDFIYTAKLSLNMDNLQDTLEAASFLQILPVLDFCKVFLISGVSLENCVEVGRIANTYNLTEVDKYVNNFILKNFPALLSTGEFVKLPFERLAFVLSSNSLKHCTELELFKAACRWLRYEEPRMEYAAKLMKNIRFPLMTPQDLINYVQTVDFMRTDNTCVNLLLEASNYQMMPYMQPVMQSERTAIRSDSTHLVTLGGVLRQQLVVSKELRMYDEKAHEWKSLAPMDAPRYQHGIAVIGNFLYVVGGQSNYDTKGKTAVDTVFRFDPRYNKWMQVASLNEKRTFFHLSALKGHLYAVGGRNAAGELATVECYNPRMNEWSYVAKMNEPHYGHAGTVYGGLMYISGGITHDTFQKELMCFDPDTDKWTQKAPMTTVRGLHCMCTVGDKLYVIGGNHFRGTSDYDDVLSCEYYSPTLDQWTPIAAMLRGQSDVGVAVFENKIYVVGGYSWNNRCMVEIVQKYDPEKDEWHKVFDLPESLGGIRACTLTVFPPEDNTGSPSRESPLSAP
- the KLHL13 gene encoding kelch-like protein 13 isoform X2 is translated as MLRFISHLYCCSSKEECSEDDKCILSRSLVEEEDPHMKVSLGSSDMGVSAHLQSSKTGTTRFFTSNTHSSVVLQGFDQLRVEGLLCDVTLVPGDGDEVFPVHRAMMASASDYFKAMFTGGMKEQDLMCIKLHGVNKIGLKKIIDFIYTAKLSLNMDNLQDTLEAASFLQILPVLDFCKVFLISGVSLENCVEVGRIANTYNLTEVDKYVNNFILKNFPALLSTGEFVKLPFERLAFVLSSNSLKHCTELELFKAACRWLRYEEPRMEYAAKLMKNIRFPLMTPQDLINYVQTVDFMRTDNTCVNLLLEASNYQMMPYMQPVMQSERTAIRSDSTHLVTLGGVLRQQLVVSKELRMYDEKAHEWKSLAPMDAPRYQHGIAVIGNFLYVVGGQSNYDTKGKTAVDTVFRFDPRYNKWMQVASLNEKRTFFHLSALKGHLYAVGGRNAAGELATVECYNPRMNEWSYVAKMNEPHYGHAGTVYGGLMYISGGITHDTFQKELMCFDPDTDKWTQKAPMTTVRGLHCMCTVGDKLYVIGGNHFRGTSDYDDVLSCEYYSPTLDQWTPIAAMLRGQSDVGVAVFENKIYVVGGYSWNNRCMVEIVQKYDPEKDEWHKVFDLPESLGGIRACTLTVFPPEDNTGSPSRESPLSAP
- the KLHL13 gene encoding kelch-like protein 13 isoform X1 → MPLKWKTSSPAIWKFPVPVLKTSRSSPLSPAYISLVEEEDPHMKVSLGSSDMGVSAHLQSSKTGTTRFFTSNTHSSVVLQGFDQLRVEGLLCDVTLVPGDGDEVFPVHRAMMASASDYFKAMFTGGMKEQDLMCIKLHGVNKIGLKKIIDFIYTAKLSLNMDNLQDTLEAASFLQILPVLDFCKVFLISGVSLENCVEVGRIANTYNLTEVDKYVNNFILKNFPALLSTGEFVKLPFERLAFVLSSNSLKHCTELELFKAACRWLRYEEPRMEYAAKLMKNIRFPLMTPQDLINYVQTVDFMRTDNTCVNLLLEASNYQMMPYMQPVMQSERTAIRSDSTHLVTLGGVLRQQLVVSKELRMYDEKAHEWKSLAPMDAPRYQHGIAVIGNFLYVVGGQSNYDTKGKTAVDTVFRFDPRYNKWMQVASLNEKRTFFHLSALKGHLYAVGGRNAAGELATVECYNPRMNEWSYVAKMNEPHYGHAGTVYGGLMYISGGITHDTFQKELMCFDPDTDKWTQKAPMTTVRGLHCMCTVGDKLYVIGGNHFRGTSDYDDVLSCEYYSPTLDQWTPIAAMLRGQSDVGVAVFENKIYVVGGYSWNNRCMVEIVQKYDPEKDEWHKVFDLPESLGGIRACTLTVFPPEDNTGSPSRESPLSAP